A genomic stretch from Mya arenaria isolate MELC-2E11 chromosome 10, ASM2691426v1 includes:
- the LOC128205755 gene encoding uncharacterized protein LOC128205755: MDLYDDTPEVVGAGENDEKVKKRVTIDDKNDIKFINVENEKEEPKQKSEFIRNLELIGWPWKISGTVFLIGLLFHVIAFGTPDWLNTFDASGNDVMHVGIWSACVLISNCTFRSETSTCLNAVRTFGGLGVVCCLVVLVLLVCYIRNEAGRRGISRGVVANCFVAALAIQIESSLFWRSGACAYSDITGATTKQWAWSIALSFVSVVLILAAGLSFLAIELISISREKNKARPWKGKGFNIT; this comes from the exons atgGATTTGTACGACGACACCCCGGAGGTGGTTGGTGCGGGTGAAAATGATGAAAAGGTAAAGAAAAGAGTCACAATTGACGATAAAAATGACATCAAGTTTATCAATGTGGAAAACGAAAAGGAAGAGCCCAAACAGAAAAGTGAGTTCATTAGAAACCTTGAATTGATTGGTTGGCCATGGAAAATTTCTGGTACGGTGTTTCTGATTGGTTTGTTGTTTCACGTGATCGCGTTTGGAACTCCTGATTGGTTGAACACTTTTGACGCAagcggaaatgacgtcatgcaTGTAGGAATATGGAGCGCGTGTGTGCTTATTAGCAATTGCACTTTCCGATCGGAGACATCAA CTTGCCTTAATGCGGTACGTACGTTTGGCGGCTTAGGTGTCGTCTGCTGTCTAGTTGTTCTTGTGCTGCTTGTCTGCTACATCCGAAACGAGGCGGGAAGGCGGGGCATAAGCAGAGGGGTTGTCGCTAACTGCTTTGTAGCAG CTCTGGCCATTCAAATAGAATCTTCCTTATTCTGGAGGTCAGGCGCATGCGCATACAGTGACATCACAGGAGCTACAACTAAACAGTGGGCGTGGTCTATTGCGCTGTCATTCGTTTCCGTTGTGTTAATATTAGCAGCAGGGTTGTCGTTCTTGGCTATAGAACTGATATCAATTTCCCGTGAAAAAAATAAAGCGAGACCTTGGAAGGGCAAAGGTTTTAACATCACGTAA
- the LOC128204645 gene encoding uncharacterized protein LOC128204645: TSDGRVLLAIILILMVLVVVIPFVSYILWKKYCWVMIHDPERGKWRTDRIPQTEDYFADKEVQTDVLALEFDDFFRRRQPVDMAKYGGKKLGEAEPPYPRWYRVNPQHFSDPWTNRHAGHETNYLTKVW; the protein is encoded by the exons ACATCAGATGGACGGGTCCTGTTAGCAATTATACTGATTCTAATGGTGCTGGTTGTTGTTATACCATTTGTGTCTTATATACTGTGGAAGAAATACTGTTGGGTTATGAT CCATGACCCAGAACGCGGAAAATGGCGGACGGATAGAATACCACAGACTGAAGATTATTTCGCAGACAAAGAAGTACAAACAGATGTCCTTG CATTAGAGTTTGACGATTTCTTTCGTCGCCGTCAGCCGGTGGACATGGCCAAGTATGGGGGTAAGAAGCTGGGAGAGGCTGAGCCGCCTTACCCTCGCTGGTATAGGGTGAATCCGCAGCATTTCAGTGATCCGTGGACCAACCGACACGCGGGTCACGAAACAAATTACCTCACTAAAGTTTGGTGA
- the LOC128205749 gene encoding uncharacterized protein LOC128205749: MRGNESAEELDDILQTLNDEKAIVLIPAMVYCGFLMILGTTGNLMVVYFYGFHSKTTSATCFILALAIFDLIACLFGVPIEISDLRLFYLFKSVPACRLLVFVNHFAVIASAFTLCFIAIDRYKRICKPFERQMTVRTARTIIGISAMFGVILGWPSIALYTVEIVNINTTYKGEPITIAGYDCTSVKDEAYGPYNMTFSAIQFLGFFGITTALIVCYFLVGRQLYKHKKFRFYVAQKGLRRTASGNVTTMTTSNTEYESSDPAATSIPIASIPEEDEEEELEEVEYDGPDDDPPPMQESIPDLRELLELDANGLPTVDNDRPPSAWHDILGPGRPLSNCSRPNSILTDLSGRSRGGSIMTVKSVVICDASENEVFSIEPRDKSQMPVWRPRSAMSDSTWSNSITRPGSASSINEFLRPSSVSSIRSIPDESDHKKRENENNQVNNVIPIPNVTSKLKRTRSDGVVDSKRLRRNNSSKSITGSKITSGLRRTASEGNATVKRTSSTGSLSPRKGLRRTGSTESNKLNTDTDNLKDMRMKLLDINTIKYTIIMIIIASVFILSCVPYLILAVWRVYSHENLVYEFSNTHLVLFQIGIRSYFLNCAINPFIYGFFNSQFRAHFYKAWCWCCESKTTEDNDENDTHRHKSPRRNNYT, encoded by the coding sequence ATGCGTGGAAACGAAAGCGCAGAGGAACTTGACGATATTCTTCAAACACTGAACGATGAAAAAGCTATTGTTCTCATACCTGCTATGGTGTATTGCGGATTTCTCATGATTCTTGGAACTACAGGAAATCTTATGGTAGTGTATTTTTACGGGTTCCATTCCAAAACCACTTCAGCGACGTGTTTCATCCTAGCTCTGGCAATATTCGACCTTATAGCCTGCCTGTTCGGGGTTCCTATAGAAATCTCGGATCTacgattgttttatttgtttaaaagcgTTCCAGCATGTAGGTTACTCGTGTTTGTAAACCATTTCGCAGTGATTGCTTCAGCGTTCACGTTATGTTTTATAGCGATAGACAGATACAAGCGGATTTGCAAACCGTTTGAACGTCAGATGACTGTCAGAACGGCGCGTACAATCATAGGCATCAGCGCCATGTTTGGCGTCATTCTTGGCTGGCCGTCGATCGCGCTTTACACGGTTGAAATTGTGAatatcaatacaacatacaaaGGAGAACCTATAACAATTGCTGGATATGATTGTACGTCAGTGAAAGACGAAGCGTACGGACCGTACAATATGACGTTTAGTGCTATACAGTTTCTTGGATTTTTCGGTATAACCACTGCTTTGATAGTGTGCTACTTTCTCGTTGGACGTCAGTTGTATAAGCATAAGAAATTTAGATTTTACGTTGCACAGAAAGGATTACGCCGGACGGCAAGTGGAAACGTCACAACGATGACAACGTCAAATACGGAGTATGAGTCATCGGACCCCGCAGCGACGTCAATACCGATTGCGTCCATACCGGAAGAGGACGAGGAGGAGGAATTAGAGGAAGTTGAATACGATGGACCAGACGACGACCCGCCACCGATGCAAGAATCTATTCCGGACCTACGCGAACTTCTTGAGCTTGACGCCAATGGTCTGCCAACCGTCGATAACGACCGACCGCCGTCAGCGTGGCATGATATATTAGGACCTGGACGTCCTCTGTCGAACTGCAGTCGTCCGAACTCCATCCTTACCGATCTCAGTGGACGATCGAGGGGAGGGAGCATTATGACAGTGAAGAGCGTTGTCATTTGTGACGCCAGCGAGAACGAAGTGTTCAGCATAGAACCACGTGACAAATCTCAGATGCCAGTGTGGCGTCCACGTAGCGCCATGAGCGATTCCACATGGTCCAACAGTATCACGCGGCCGGGGAGCGCGAGCAGCATAAACGAGTTTTTACGACCGTCAAGCGTTTCGTCGATTCGAAGCATTCCGGACGAGAGTGATCATAAGAAACGTGAAAATGAGAATAATCAAGTGAATAACGTGATACCAATACCTAACGTAACGTCAAAACTAAAGCGTACACGAAGTGACGGTGTGGTAGACAGCAAGCGTTTACGTCGAAATAACAGTAGTAAAAGCATCACGGGGAGCAAGATAACGTCTGGCTTACGTAGAACGGCGAGCGAAGGCAACGCGACAGTTAAACGCACTAGCTCAACCGGAAGTTTATCACCACGCAAGGGTCTGCGCAGAACCGGAAGTACCGAAAGCAACAAGTTAAACACTGATACGGATAATCTAAAGGATATGAGAATGAAGTTGTTGGACATAAACACGATCAAGTATACCATAATCATGATTATCATCGCCTCTGTGTTCATACTGAGTTGCGTCCCTTATTTAATCCTCGCCGTTTGGCGCGTTTATTCTCATGAAAATTTGGTATACGAGTTTTCTAACACTCACTTAGTATTGTTCCAGATAGGAATAAGATCGTATTTTCTAAACTGTGCTATTAATCCATTTATCTACGGGTTTTTCAATTCTCAATTTAGGGCTCATTTTTATAAAGCGTGGTGTTGGTGCTGTGAGTCAAAGACAACCGAGgacaatgatgaaaatgacactCACAGACATAAAAGTCCTCGCAGAAATAACTATACATAG